A DNA window from Calliphora vicina chromosome 1, idCalVici1.1, whole genome shotgun sequence contains the following coding sequences:
- the Ets97D gene encoding DNA-binding protein Ets97D, which produces METNDLTQLSEELIQRLGSGGDLEGMMSSELFQQGDLYMSSQDDSNSNVAVDNEIIMHMDIREPLRTLQKLLEKKVGLSLEGYEFWLQDAQELEPHKNLVDQCVKGEGLVQINVEIKYIIKRINILDVLKPTEDALAVLAAEEAYKTDASTDDEHAMRDGSQEDTEEESKPKRIKRELTLTSPGTAAQSDKPCLNWVLDSKFRKEQLRLKIPENPTEWTVAQVKFWFQWAAREFELTDANIGDWAISGRQLCALTHEDFRKKISKDPGNIFWTHLQLLKECKFVSVVHKAAESEQKPAIKRQLQDPLGLNIVPPVAREPKIMRKTFHNLKKEAILHETLSAAAHNLSSPSVLTHNSYGVGSGNNGQVQLWQFLLEILTDREHVDIIQWVGNDGEFKLSDPERVARLWGEKKNKPAMNYEKLSRALRYYYDGDMISKVSGKRFAYKFDCDLRLLIGYTAAELSALVNEKSFVDETVYLEQMDMKTDEE; this is translated from the exons ATGGAAACAAACGATTTAACACAACTTTCGGAAGAATTGATTCAGCGTTTAGGTAGTGGCGGAGATTTAG AGGGTATGATGTCCAGTGAGCTATTTCAGCAGGGAGATTTATACATGTCCAGTCAGGATGACAGCAACTCCAATGTGGCCGTAGACAACGAAATTATTATGCATATGGATATACGCGAACCTCTAAGAACACTACA gaAACTTTTGGAGAAAAAAGTGGGTCTAAGTCTTGAGGGCTATGAATTTTGGCTGCAAGATGCTCAAGAG CTTGAACCACATAAAAATTTGGTTGATCAATGTGTCAAAGGTGAAGGTTTGGTGCAAATCAATGTGGAAATTAAATACATTATCAAACGCATTAACATACTGGATGTTTTAAAGCCTACTGAAGATGCTTTAg cTGTCTTAGCGGCTGAAGAAGCCTACAAAACCGATGCATCTACCGATGATGAACATGCTATGCGTGATGGATCTCAGGAAGATACCGAAGAAGAATCTAAGCCCAAAAGAATAAAACGTGAACTGACTCTAACATCGCCGGGTACTGCCGCACAGAGTGATAAACCTTGTTTGAATTGGGTTTTAGATAGTAAATTCCGCAAGGAGCAGCTTAGACTTAAAATTCCCGAAAATCCCACAGAATGGACTGTGGCTCAGGTTAAATTTTGGTTTCAGTGGGCTGCGCGTGAATTTGAATTG ACTGACGCAAATATCGGTGATTGGGCAATTAGCGGCAGACAATTATGTGCCTTGACACATGAAGATTTtcgtaaaaaaatatcaaaagatCCTGGTAATATATTTTGGACTCATCTACAATTACTAAAGGAATGTAAATTTGTGTCGGTAGTTCATAAGGCAGCAGAATCTGAACAAAAACCGGCAATAAAACGACAACTTCAAGATCCACTAGGCCTAAATATAGTGCCGCCAGTGGCAAGGGAACCAAAAATTATGCGTAAAACATtccataatttgaaaaaagaag CAATTTTACACGAAACCCTAAGTGCTGCTGCCCATAATTTAAGCTCGCCCAGCGTGTTAACCCACAATTCGTATGGTGTTGGCTCTGGCAACAATGGCCAAGTGCAGTTGTGGCAATTTCTTTTAGAGATTTTAACAGATCGCGAACATGTCGACATCATACAATGGGTGGGCAATGATGGTGAGTTTAAGCTTTCCGATCCGGAACGTGTAGCTCGTTTGTGGGGCGAAAAGAAAAATAAGCCAGCCATGAATTATGAGAAACTCTCGAGGGCATTACGTTATTACTACGATGGTGATATGATTTCAAAAGTGTCCGGTAAACGTTTTGCCTATAAATTCGATTGCGATTTGAGGCTATTGATTGGCTATACTGCTGCTGAACTATCGGCTTTAGTAAATGAGAAGTCGTTTGTTGATGAAACCGTTTACCTAGAGCAGATGGATATGAAAACGGACGAAGAATGA